The following nucleotide sequence is from Zea mays cultivar B73 chromosome 1, Zm-B73-REFERENCE-NAM-5.0, whole genome shotgun sequence.
TGAAGTGCTAGCCACTTTGGCAAAGGCCGTAATGGCGTATACATAAATTTGAAGCCACAAACTGGCACATGATCTATCTCAGTATCTGGGGTCCAAGTATGACCTTTCGCATAGGAGATGTTGCCCCCACAACGAGAAAAGCAAAGCTTTTCCTGGTCGGTTTAAAAGGTCTGGgccaggcaaggcttagggtaggGACCAGGGCATGTGTTCGTCTAGTTGCTTTCGCTCCGACTGCCATATCTGCTCACCAGCTGACGTGCATATGCTTGCTCTGCGTGCATATAGATAGTTGGTTGGCGTTCCAATTCTAAATGGCAACACCAGTACTGTGCATTGACACAATGACAGGAAAGCCAGTTGGCGAGGCAATCCATTCAAATCTGAGGGCAGCTGGTACGTGGAGTAAATCTGAGTTTATTGTTTATCGTCGGCTTCACTTTTGAGAGGAATAGCAATGTTTTCGAATTTTATCGAGACATACCTGATAAACTTATGTGGCGTTCTCCCGTCTGCACCCTCTGCTTCTGCCCCTTTGCCCCTATGGCCCAGTGACGTTTCTGCATGGACACTGAAACATTTGTCGTCTTCAGGCTAAAGTCATGCTAAATCTACTCATTATTGCTTGCAGAAAGTTTTGGCGATAACTGTTCCTTTTTTCCAGCAGATTATGGCTGGAGAGTGCAAACTGGTGGGCTCGGCAAGTTGCTGCCACTGCAGGGAAATCGTGTGGAAGGTAATGGAGCAAGTAAAGGCAGAATCTGATCAATGGACTGAGATGCAAGAAATGTTGGAGCAGGTGAGGTTGGAGATGCAAGAGCTGCAGGCTTCCAGAGATGCATGGCAGCATCGGGCTATGGCTTCTGACATCAGTCTACGCTCCTTGAATTCCCAAGTAAGTAGAGGTTCTAAGCAGCTATGCTTATACCTTCATAATTGAATTTATTCGTGCCAAACGTAAATGCACTGAAGTACTGAGCGTAGATCAATTTTGAATGGGGTATTTTGGTGTCTATTAGACTCATGGTAACCAAGATGCTGCATTGTGAAGGCTGTGGACCTGTGGTGAATCGATGACAACACTTAATTACTTAACGCAAGTTTATCTGAAATTTTTACTGCATTTGCTACCATAATTCTTACTCAAGAATTCTGCTGAACTACACTATTTGTCGAAAAGAACTTCAGAATTACTGGCATTGAAGTACTGAACCCTGAATGCTTCTGGTACTGAACTTTTTAATATCAAATTATCAAAGATGTGTGCCCGTATTATCCATTTTGCCAGGGTCAGTCAATGAGATAGTCAATCTAATCGAAAGTTTTCAACATGTGGCAGGTACTGGAGTGGAAAAACCGGGCACAAGCGTCCGAACAGCGTGTAGAAGAGCTGCATAGGGAGATTTTAGAGCTCGAAAGCAAGCTACACACTTTCAAAGCCCACTTACCAGCTCCAGCTGCTATTCCTAACCAAAAGCAATGGTCGGATGCGTGCAAGATGGAGTACCCGAGAGCAAAGCCTCAGCACCCGCGGTCCCAGGAATCCGGCAAGGAGGAGATCAAGAAGCACGTCCTCATCTGCCGCGTGAAGCGCTCACCCAGCAGCGTGCTCTCGAAGCGGTCGCCGTTCCAGGAGATAGGCAACATCAGCTTGCCGCGGCATTAGTGAGGACCGAGGAGCATGGGTGGCGATGTTGCTCTGTGACCTGTGTGTGAGTGATGGGGATACTGCAGCGAAACCGCGAAGGGTTCAGCCGTAAGCGGGAGAGAGAGTAGCATCGTGATCGATCAGCATCTACGTAATAAATAATTTATGTATGACCCACTGATGAGTAACAAGGCCTGACTTCTCGTCAGATCGGTAGTAATAATTATAAGTAGTCAGTGACTGAGTTGAGAGCCTGAGATGGAGTTAATCTGCCCGGAGTACAGTGCCGGTGAATAGGTCAGATATGTATGTAACGATAACGCCTCTTTTTGCTAATATATATGTGCAATTTTGTTCCTCCTGCATTCCAATTTTTGTTCGTTGTGTTCTATGACTACGTGACCAGATGATGGTGGTGATTATGATACATTGATTGGTGTATGAGCTCGAGTCAAACTCTGAATCAACTTAGCGCTACAATGAAATTTCATCCAGTACAACGACGCATGTATACAAGTAACAACGGCAACTGGGGCTTTATTGGATTTGAAGCGAAATATGTTACAGCCTTACAGCTACAGGTACAACATCCATATGCTTCTAATAACAATGATCTGTTCAGCACCAAGTTAGTGATTAATCATACAGAGCCAAGCAAAATTCAGTTTTGGTGTCAAACAGTTTAATAACCCATTGAGTGTTTCTGTTGTTCATTGTGGCCCTGTTTGTTTCAACTTTTTTTAGCTTCTAGCCAACAGAAGTTGCTGCAGACAgtgaaacgctcagcttttcagttcGCTTCTATAAGTACCAGTTTAGTCAAAATCGTCCAAAATCAATGTAAATATGAAATCGGTCGAGTCGTTGTGATAATAGAAAACCGTCATTTTATACATCCTAAACCCTGCCGCACTTACTCTGCACAATACTAGGATTCTCTCCGGTCTCCATAACTAAATTCTCTCCGCAGCTAGATTCTCAAAAGGATCACGAGAAAAAACCTGAACAAAAAAAGGTGACTGTGCAGCTACTCCGTGAATGGTTAATTAAGACACTCTTGGTCCTGAAGTAAGTATCACATGTTTACTGGACGCACAATGGGCActaaaaactatatatatatgctTGCCTGAAGCTCAGAACATGGTACGAGCCTACGAGTACGACTGACTGTCTGTGATGAATCAACCACACGTTATAGCGCCGGAAATAGTACACATGTAGTTTTAGATGACCAGGCAAGGATGTGATTACAATCCGTGTAAACTCTGCTTGAAAATTGAAAGATACTACAAATCAAAGATGAGCACGGACTCTGGCCGAAACACTGGGCTATTGTACAACAACAAGGCGGCATTGCCATCGCAGTTGCAGTACTAGCAATTGCCATCGGGATTGCGGTTGCGGTGTTGCAGTAGTAGTGCTGTAGTACTATCAAGTGAGTCTGATGCATGAACAGAGCAGACGGAGTAGTTAAACGGAGGCGCCGGTGAGCTTGCCGTTGACGATGTGGTGGTTGTCGTCGTCCATGTAGCGCTTCCAGAACCAGTGCTGCTTCCACACCCTCTCGGTCATCTCCTCGATGGGCACGTTCTTGGTCTCCGGCAGGAAGAAGAGGACGAAGAGCGACATGACGAGGACCCAGGCGGAGAAGAAGACGAAGATGGCGTACTTGAGGTGGCAGAGCATGGAGAGGAAGGCCTGcgcgatgacgaaggtgaagagcAGGTTGACGCAGACGGTGACGCTCTGCCCCGCCGACCTGGTCTCCAGCGGGAAGGTCTCGCTGGGGATGAGCCAGCCCAGGGGCCCCCAGGACCAGGCGAAGGAGGAGACGAAGGTGCAGACCATGACGACGACCATGATGGCCCAGCCGTGGCCCAGGTTGTCGGAGTGGTCGGTGACCTTGATGCCCAGCACGATGGCGATGGCCACCTGCGACAGGAACATCTGCACGCCGGCCTCCAGCAGCAGCATCCGGCGGCCGACGCGGTCGACGGAGTAGACGGAGACGAGCGTGGAGAGGACGTTGACGGCGCCCGTGATGACGGCCGAGTAGAGCGACGCGTCGCTCTTGAACCCCAGCGTGTTGAACAGCACCGGCGCGTAGAACATGATGGCGTTGATCCCCGTGAACTGCTGGAAGATCTGGAGGAGGACGGCGATGACGAGCTGCGGGCGGTTGCGGCGCTGCAGGAGGTTGCGGAACGGGTGCTTGACCTCCTGCGCCACGCGGCTCGCCTCCACGATCTCGTTGAACTCCGGCTCCACGTTGTCGGTGCCCCGGATCCTCTTGAGCACGGCCTTGCCCTCGTCCAGGCGGCCGCGCTCGATGAGGCTGTTGGGCGTGTCCGTCACGAAGAGCGCGCCCAGGGTGAGCAGCGCCGCCGGGATGCCTGCCAGCGACAGCGACAGCCTCCACCCCCACGGGTGGATCTTGGACGTGCCGTAGTTGACGAGGTTGGCGAACAGGATGCCGATGGTGACGTTGAGCTGGAACAGGATGTTGAGCCCGCCGCGGATCCTCGTCGGCGCGATCTCAGACAGGAACAGGGGAACGGCCTGCAGCAAACGAATGTCATCAGATTGTTTGCGAGGCAGAACCAGAATGTCGCGCTAGTTTTTTTCAAAAGGAAACAGCAAGAAGGGACGCAGCCTCATCGATACCCATTGAGTGGGCCGACAATTTTTCAAAGGGAAAACTTATTGGGCCCATAACGAACTAGGTGTTTTGTTCGGCTTTGGGCTGGCTACCAAGGAAAGAGAACCATCAACCTGGGTCCAGCCAAACGAGAAAATTGGTTTTTTTTTTGGACTTCAAAGTTATAGTCTGAAGTCTCAAAGAACAGTCTGAAATGTAAGGCAAAAAGCTACTCTACAAGTCTCAAAATATTAATGGCCAGTACCCATCTCCTGATGTGTAGTGGCCATTAAACAAAACTAGTGTGAGAGCGGTTGGTGCACCCGTGCATACACATCCTGGAAATATTTTCCGGCGTAGCAGTTGAAGCGTTGAAACCTATAGCTAGCTAAACAACGCCCCATATGCAGATATACTAATACTATGTAACAGCATGTAGGCCTCCATCAAGCTCGTTTATTTTCCCTAATTAAAAGCTTCTGCTGAATGAATAAACACTTACCACATGAACACTGTCCCAGTCTCGCCTGCTCTGACATAATTGCGCGGTGCATGTCGTATACGTTGGCTTGGACTGTTGGAACGCGCGCATGGatgatttgcaaaaaaaaaaaaaatgtaTATCCAGCGGTAGGCGACAAGCATCTAGGCGCCTGCTGTTGCTGCTAATGTTTAATCCTCCTGGTTCACTCGACGCCGTTCCTGTTCGTGAGCTCCCGACGACCTCAGGAATCTGGGTGGTTGTAGTCTGCAGACGCAGCCAAACCACGTCTTTTGTTTGGCACTTTGGCTTTAGTATACATAATAATAATGTATGCTACGTAGCCTGACAGGAACGTGAGTGAGCAGAAGGCTCCAAGCAAACTAATAAGCTCTCTAGCTAGCAACCAGCCAGCCCAGGCTCAGGCAGATGGCAGGCAATTTCCTGACGAACTACTAGTACGCAGTACTCTTCGTCGCTATTAATTCTTGACCCGTGTGGGTTACACCTTCTAGAGTCAACATGGCTAGTAGCCGCCTAGCTCAGCGCCGCAGATTCCTCCGTCGTTTCTGTTGATGGCAACCTTCTAGTGTAGCATCGTAGGCTCGTAGAGCAACACACGATTATGTATGTAGCAGTAGTGCATGTCACTATAGCAGCGAAAACTAAAACTCTCCCAgcgtattttttttaaaaaaaaagacaTGGTGGAAACAATCTACAGCGACAGTCATATAATGCACACATATCGTCCGGTCATATATTGGTTCAAGTTTCTTCAGCAATCGTAAACTGCAAGACCCTGTGTGGGGAATCTTGAAGCTTGAAAATTAAACACAGTGCAAGCTAGTCGGCTCGGCACCGTCACCGATGCCCAGGTGTCCACGCTCGTCTGGCTGCCATCTAGGTTCTGGGATATACCACGCAACAAGCAACAATTATTCAAGTATACCTCTACTCGTTTGACCCATAATTCCGGGAAAATACGTATGGCGGGCCCATGTcgttatgttatgtatatatatactatacttctatatatcaaaatattatactccGGGAAAATACGTACAGGTGCTAGCTGCTAGACGATGAAAGGCTGTCACGCGTATAAAAAATACGCACGCTACGGTGGTTGCACTGGTGCAGTGAACTTGCCAGAGGCGTGCAGGATCGCCGAGATGCTTGAATCGACTAAGGACGGTGACTAAAATACACCCATGTCCTTATCGCGGACGAAGAAAAAACAAACGCTATAGCTCGCTCGCGTCGCGCGCGTGCTAAAGAAATACGCTTATTTTCCTCAAACTCGATAGGCCACTGGTTTGACGACGTGGAATATATGTGTTGCTATAGCTGCCAACGCTTTTTGACTAAATAAACAAGAGCGGCCAAATACTGTGGGCCTGTTTGGTTTCCTACCTAAGGCGTCACAATCTGTCTAACCTTAGTCGCTCGAATTGAAGAGCTAaggttaggcagaaaagttaggcacgtTTTGGCGTCTTAGGTAGCAAACCAAACAGCCCCACATTACGTACCGCGGCGACGGCGAGCGAAATGTGGCGTGAGCGTGACAAAAAGATCGATCGACGACGAAGCTAAGGGCCAAAGAAATATATATATCCGCGTGCAAATGCAAAATACTAGCATCCTCATCGCGTACGTACCTGGTTGGCGAAGCCGACGCCGCAGCCGAGCAAGATCCTGCCGACGATGAGCATGGCGAGGTTCTGGGCGGCGCCGTTGAAGATCACCCCCACGATGAAGAAGACGCCGGCGACCAGCATGGTGAGGCGCCGGCCGAGGCGCCGCGTCGTGTACGAGGCGAAGAAGGTGGCCGTCAGCCCCGCGAGGTACAGCGACGACGTGAACAGCTGCAGCGGCTGGTTATCGTACTTGCAGTAGTTACTCTCCTTGTCCTCCAGTTTCTTCCGCAGCACCGCCGGGAAGAACTTG
It contains:
- the LOC103632803 gene encoding sugar transport protein 13 — translated: MPAGGFSVSAPSGVEFEAKITPIVIISCIMAATGGLMFGYDVGISGGVTSMDDFLGKFFPAVLRKKLEDKESNYCKYDNQPLQLFTSSLYLAGLTATFFASYTTRRLGRRLTMLVAGVFFIVGVIFNGAAQNLAMLIVGRILLGCGVGFANQAVPLFLSEIAPTRIRGGLNILFQLNVTIGILFANLVNYGTSKIHPWGWRLSLSLAGIPAALLTLGALFVTDTPNSLIERGRLDEGKAVLKRIRGTDNVEPEFNEIVEASRVAQEVKHPFRNLLQRRNRPQLVIAVLLQIFQQFTGINAIMFYAPVLFNTLGFKSDASLYSAVITGAVNVLSTLVSVYSVDRVGRRMLLLEAGVQMFLSQVAIAIVLGIKVTDHSDNLGHGWAIMVVVMVCTFVSSFAWSWGPLGWLIPSETFPLETRSAGQSVTVCVNLLFTFVIAQAFLSMLCHLKYAIFVFFSAWVLVMSLFVLFFLPETKNVPIEEMTERVWKQHWFWKRYMDDDNHHIVNGKLTGASV